A window of Jatrophihabitans sp. contains these coding sequences:
- the glnA gene encoding type I glutamate--ammonia ligase, which produces MFSSSDEILSFIKNEGVEFVDVRFTDLPGVQQHFNVPASGFTQDAFTDGLMFDGSSIRGFAAIHKSDLKLLPDPATAYVDPFRTAKTLNLNFSIVEPRTGEPYDRDPRQVASKAEEYLTSTGIADTVYFGPEAEFYIFDDVRYESKINGSCYSVDSIEGSWNSNRAEEGGNLGYKTRVKGGYFPVSPYDHYADLRDEMSLELMKAGLVLERAHHEVGTAGQAEINYRFDTLTHAADQILMFKYIVKNVAWRNGKTATFMPKPLFGDNGSGMHCHQSLWKDGEPLFYDETGYAGLSDTARYYIGGLLHHAPSLLAFTNPTVNSYHRLVPGYEAPVNLVYSAGNRSACIRVPITGTSPRAKRIEFRVPDPSANPYLAFSAMLMAGVDGIRNKIEPADPIDKDLYELPPDEAASIAQVPGSLERVLEHLEEDNEYLQEGGVFTADLIEAWIDYKRTNEIDPVRLRPHPYEFELYYDI; this is translated from the coding sequence ATGTTCAGTAGCTCCGATGAGATTCTCAGCTTCATCAAGAACGAGGGCGTCGAATTCGTCGACGTGCGCTTCACCGACCTGCCCGGAGTGCAGCAGCACTTCAACGTGCCCGCGTCCGGCTTCACCCAGGACGCCTTCACCGACGGCCTGATGTTCGACGGCTCGTCGATCCGCGGCTTCGCCGCGATCCACAAGTCCGACCTGAAGCTGCTGCCCGACCCCGCCACCGCCTATGTCGACCCGTTCCGGACCGCCAAGACGCTCAACCTGAACTTCTCGATCGTCGAGCCCCGCACCGGCGAGCCCTATGACCGCGACCCGCGCCAGGTGGCGTCCAAAGCCGAGGAGTACCTGACCTCGACCGGCATCGCCGACACCGTCTACTTCGGCCCTGAGGCCGAGTTCTACATCTTCGACGACGTCCGGTACGAGTCCAAGATCAACGGATCGTGCTACTCGGTCGACTCGATCGAGGGTTCCTGGAACAGCAACCGGGCCGAAGAGGGCGGCAACCTCGGGTACAAGACCCGGGTCAAGGGCGGCTACTTCCCGGTGTCGCCCTATGACCACTACGCAGACCTGCGCGATGAGATGAGCCTGGAGCTCATGAAGGCCGGCCTGGTGCTCGAGCGGGCCCACCACGAGGTCGGCACCGCCGGCCAGGCCGAGATCAACTACCGGTTCGACACCCTGACCCACGCGGCCGACCAGATCCTGATGTTCAAGTACATCGTCAAGAACGTCGCCTGGCGCAACGGCAAGACCGCGACCTTCATGCCCAAGCCGCTGTTCGGCGACAACGGCTCGGGCATGCACTGCCACCAGTCGCTGTGGAAGGACGGCGAGCCGCTGTTCTACGACGAGACCGGCTACGCGGGACTGTCCGACACCGCCCGCTACTACATCGGCGGCCTGCTGCACCACGCCCCGTCGCTGCTGGCCTTCACCAACCCGACGGTGAACTCCTACCACCGGTTGGTGCCCGGCTATGAGGCGCCGGTGAACCTGGTCTACTCGGCCGGCAACCGCTCGGCCTGCATCCGGGTGCCGATCACCGGCACCAGCCCCCGGGCCAAGCGCATCGAGTTCCGGGTGCCCGACCCGTCGGCCAACCCCTACCTTGCCTTCTCGGCGATGCTGATGGCCGGCGTGGACGGCATCCGCAACAAGATCGAGCCGGCCGACCCGATCGACAAGGACCTCTACGAGCTGCCGCCGGACGAGGCCGCCTCGATCGCGCAGGTGCCCGGCTCGCTGGAGCGGGTGCTCGAACACCTGGAGGAGGACAACGAGTACCTGCAGGAGGGCGGGGTGTTCACCGCCGACCTGATCGAGGCCTGGATCGACTACAAGCGCACGAACGAGATCGACCCGGTCCGGCTGCGCCCGCACCCGTACGAGTTCGAGCTGTACTACGACATCTGA
- a CDS encoding RDD family protein, which translates to MPDRSARPDKSAQPGGSARSSGSARPDKSAGPDKSARPYRGQLIGLPPSGPGSLAPTGRRILAFVLDVLAAGLVASLFAPRQDLPGLAAHLPGQWSLIPLALDYLVGLLLFGRSLGMYLTGLRVIRVDARLPVGPMRALVRTALLVTLIPALVADQDFRGLHDRLTDTAVIVH; encoded by the coding sequence GTGCCCGACAGGTCGGCTCGACCTGACAAGTCGGCTCAGCCCGGTGGATCGGCTCGGTCCAGCGGGTCGGCTCGGCCTGACAAGTCGGCTGGGCCTGACAAGTCGGCTCGGCCCTACCGCGGCCAGCTGATCGGCCTGCCGCCCTCCGGCCCCGGATCGCTGGCTCCGACCGGCCGCCGGATCCTGGCCTTCGTCCTCGATGTGCTCGCCGCCGGGTTGGTGGCGAGCCTCTTCGCGCCGCGCCAGGACCTGCCCGGGCTGGCCGCCCACCTGCCCGGCCAGTGGAGCCTGATCCCGTTGGCCCTGGACTACCTCGTCGGGCTGCTGCTGTTCGGCCGGTCCTTGGGCATGTACCTGACCGGGCTGCGGGTGATCCGGGTGGACGCCAGGCTGCCGGTCGGGCCGATGCGCGCGCTGGTGCGCACGGCGCTGCTGGTGACGCTGATCCCGGCGCTGGTGGCCGATCAGGACTTTCGGGGCCTGCACGACCGGCTGACCGACACCGCCGTGATCGTGCACTGA
- a CDS encoding DUF4191 domain-containing protein — protein MAQSTGAKRNSKVKLSKAEKKAARAQRRQSRRDSFKQMRQAFTLTRKSDARLVPYLIIAFVLAAVPLYLLAFLITDSVWLPILPAIMFGLLAAMFVFSRRAQSSAYRQAEGQAGAAAYVLGQLRGDWRKTDAVAGTPQLDAVHRLLGRPGVVLIGEGAPQRVKPLLAQEKKRVARLAGDAPIYDVVVGRGEGEVPLGKLNTHLMKLPRNLSKEQVVALDRRLSALGAQRAPLPQGPMPGGVKMRSIQRAARRRS, from the coding sequence ATGGCGCAATCGACCGGGGCGAAGCGGAACAGCAAGGTGAAGTTGAGCAAGGCCGAAAAAAAGGCCGCCCGCGCTCAGCGCAGGCAGTCCCGGCGTGACTCGTTCAAGCAAATGCGCCAGGCCTTCACGCTCACCCGCAAGTCCGACGCCCGGCTTGTCCCGTATCTGATCATCGCCTTCGTCCTCGCCGCGGTGCCGCTCTACCTGCTGGCGTTCCTCATCACCGACAGCGTCTGGCTGCCGATCCTGCCGGCGATCATGTTCGGGCTGCTCGCCGCGATGTTCGTGTTCTCCCGGCGCGCGCAGAGTTCGGCCTATCGCCAGGCCGAGGGCCAGGCCGGCGCGGCGGCCTACGTGCTGGGGCAACTGCGCGGTGACTGGCGCAAGACCGACGCGGTGGCCGGAACCCCGCAACTGGACGCGGTGCACCGGCTGCTCGGCCGGCCCGGCGTGGTGCTGATCGGCGAGGGCGCCCCGCAACGGGTCAAGCCGTTGCTGGCGCAGGAGAAGAAGCGGGTGGCCAGGCTGGCCGGTGACGCGCCGATCTATGACGTGGTGGTCGGCCGCGGCGAGGGTGAGGTGCCGCTGGGCAAGCTCAACACCCACCTGATGAAGCTGCCCCGCAACCTGTCCAAGGAGCAGGTGGTCGCCCTGGACCGGCGGCTGTCCGCGCTCGGGGCCCAGCGCGCCCCGCTCCCCCAGGGTCCGATGCCCGGCGGGGTCAAGATGCGCAGCATCCAGCGCGCGGCCCGCCGCCGGAGCTGA
- the lipA gene encoding lipoyl synthase has translation MTEPVGSLTEPVGSAPEPGPAAGAGRKLLRIEARNSQTPIERKPEWIKTRAVMGPQYTELRQLVKSEGLHTVCQEAGCPNIYECWEDREATFLIGGDQCTRRCDFCQIDTGKPAALDTDEPRRVAESVRTMGLRYATVTGVARDDLPDGGAWLYAETVRQIHDLNPGTGVELLIPDFNAVPEQLAEVFGSRPEVLAHNVETVPRVFKRIRPAFTYERSLRVISAARAAGLVTKSNLILGMGEQRAEISQALQDLHDAGCELITITQYLRPSLRHHPIDRWVKPEEFVELREEAEEIGFAGVLSGPLVRSSYRAGRLYQQALDARTLTPAASS, from the coding sequence GTGACTGAACCCGTCGGCTCCCTGACCGAACCCGTCGGCTCCGCGCCCGAGCCCGGCCCGGCGGCCGGGGCCGGACGCAAGCTGCTGCGCATCGAGGCCCGCAACTCCCAGACCCCGATCGAGCGCAAGCCCGAGTGGATCAAGACCCGCGCGGTGATGGGCCCGCAGTACACCGAGCTGCGCCAACTGGTGAAGAGCGAGGGCCTGCACACGGTGTGCCAGGAGGCCGGCTGCCCCAACATCTACGAGTGCTGGGAAGACCGCGAGGCCACCTTCCTGATCGGCGGCGACCAGTGCACCCGCCGGTGCGACTTCTGCCAGATCGACACCGGCAAGCCGGCTGCCCTGGACACCGACGAGCCGCGCCGGGTCGCCGAGAGCGTGCGGACGATGGGGCTGCGCTACGCCACCGTCACCGGTGTCGCCCGTGACGACCTGCCCGACGGCGGCGCCTGGCTGTACGCCGAGACGGTCCGCCAGATCCACGACCTCAACCCCGGGACCGGCGTCGAGCTGCTGATCCCCGACTTCAACGCCGTGCCCGAGCAGCTGGCCGAGGTGTTCGGCTCGCGGCCGGAGGTGCTGGCGCACAACGTCGAGACGGTGCCGCGGGTGTTCAAGCGGATCCGGCCGGCCTTCACCTACGAGCGCTCGCTGCGGGTGATCAGCGCCGCCCGGGCGGCCGGCCTGGTCACCAAGTCCAACCTGATCCTGGGAATGGGCGAGCAGCGCGCCGAGATCTCGCAGGCGCTGCAGGACCTGCACGACGCCGGCTGCGAGCTGATCACCATCACCCAGTACCTGCGCCCGTCACTGCGGCATCACCCGATCGACCGCTGGGTGAAGCCCGAGGAGTTCGTCGAGCTGCGCGAGGAGGCCGAGGAGATCGGCTTCGCCGGGGTGCTCAGCGGGCCATTGGTACGATCGTCCTACCGAGCCGGCCGGCTCTACCAGCAGGCCCTTGACGCTCGCACCCTCACCCCGGCCGCCTCGAGCTGA
- the lipB gene encoding lipoyl(octanoyl) transferase LipB produces the protein MSELRTIRAGLLDYEQAWRWQRQLHEQRVAGEIDDTALLLEHPPVYTAGRRTEDWERPTDGTPVIDVDRGGKITWHGPGQLVGYPIVELPNPVDVVAYVRRMEEVLVEVCAELGLAAGQVAGRSGVWLPADDRGPERKVAAIGIRVAQGVTLHGFALNCNPDLSWFHRIVPCGITDAGVTSLTAELGREVSVTDALPVVEALLPGLVAAYARSRD, from the coding sequence GTGTCTGAGTTGAGGACCATTCGCGCCGGTCTGCTCGATTACGAGCAGGCCTGGCGGTGGCAGCGCCAGTTGCACGAGCAGCGGGTCGCGGGTGAGATCGATGACACCGCCCTGCTGCTGGAGCACCCGCCGGTCTACACCGCCGGCCGGCGCACCGAGGACTGGGAACGCCCGACCGACGGCACGCCGGTGATCGACGTGGACCGGGGCGGCAAGATCACCTGGCACGGCCCCGGGCAGCTGGTGGGCTATCCCATCGTCGAGCTGCCCAACCCGGTCGACGTGGTGGCCTACGTCCGCCGGATGGAGGAAGTGTTGGTCGAGGTCTGCGCCGAGCTGGGCCTGGCGGCCGGCCAGGTCGCCGGTCGCAGCGGGGTGTGGCTGCCGGCCGATGACCGGGGCCCGGAACGCAAGGTGGCCGCGATCGGCATCCGGGTCGCCCAGGGCGTCACGCTGCACGGCTTCGCGCTCAACTGCAACCCCGACCTGAGCTGGTTCCACCGGATCGTGCCGTGCGGCATCACCGACGCCGGTGTGACCTCGCTGACCGCCGAGCTCGGCCGCGAGGTCAGCGTCACCGATGCCCTGCCGGTGGTGGAGGCGCTGCTGCCGGGCCTGGTCGCCGCGTACGCTCGATCCCGTGACTGA
- a CDS encoding MMPL family transporter — protein sequence MTEVKTRPAPDPAGPKKRQLPRGLPVFAVVAVAILALLGGGAGSSYQSKLVEVQKNDNASFLPGSAESTKVLMESDKFNKVQNVPGFMVFHRESGLTAEDRAAVDKAAGLVARTPGIATDALAPPQVSADGTTIAVFTPLVQKENGQDLRWDLIGEVEEKIVNETSAGLPAGLEAYPAGQSGFLLAFTQAFEGIDSTLLIAALTVVIIILLFVYRSPVLWIFPILSALMALGLSSMVIYFLAKEDVLSLNGQTAGIMPVLVLGAGTDYALLLVARYREELHNYPNRFDAMIVAWRGAVPAIVASAATVMLGLGCLIFSSLESNKTLAPAGVISIACTLLLSITFLPVLLALAGRWVFWPRKPKLDQTVDLTSHGFWGGVASRVDRNRRPAWIGSVVLLGVCLIGLFSLNTSGFSQAETLTNEADAIVGQELYDEKFGVDTNTPAVITTNANSVDAVIAAVSKVEGVDTKPGAVCVQVDYPKLAAAIKSGSTPPPSGSCAPESLQVQPIEGRTILNATMTDAFDTDEAYATVDRLREAVGNVPGADAQVGGISAATLDVKVASEHDRYLIIPIVLLVIFLVLAVLLRSILAPILLILTVVLSFGAALGIGALAFEHLFGFPGSDPSYPLFSFVFLVALGIDYNIFLMTRIREESIKHGTRAGISRGLTVTGGVITSAGIVLAATFTVLGVLPLVFLTELGFTVAVGVLIDTILVRSVLVPALAADIGKKIWWPSKLATAQD from the coding sequence ATGACCGAGGTCAAGACCCGGCCGGCGCCCGACCCGGCAGGGCCCAAGAAGCGGCAACTTCCCCGGGGCCTGCCGGTCTTCGCGGTGGTCGCCGTCGCGATCCTGGCATTGCTGGGCGGCGGGGCCGGCAGCTCCTACCAGAGCAAGCTGGTCGAGGTGCAGAAGAACGACAATGCCTCGTTCCTGCCAGGCTCGGCCGAGTCGACCAAGGTGCTCATGGAGTCGGACAAGTTCAACAAGGTCCAGAATGTGCCGGGCTTCATGGTCTTTCACCGAGAGAGTGGACTGACCGCCGAGGACCGGGCCGCGGTTGACAAGGCCGCCGGGCTGGTTGCCAGGACTCCCGGGATCGCCACCGACGCACTCGCCCCGCCGCAGGTCTCCGCCGACGGCACGACGATTGCGGTCTTCACGCCGCTGGTGCAGAAGGAGAACGGCCAGGACCTCAGGTGGGACCTGATCGGCGAGGTCGAGGAGAAGATCGTCAACGAGACCTCGGCGGGGCTGCCCGCAGGTCTGGAGGCGTATCCGGCGGGGCAGTCAGGGTTCTTACTGGCATTCACGCAGGCTTTCGAGGGAATCGACAGCACGCTGCTGATCGCCGCGCTGACAGTGGTGATCATCATCCTGCTGTTCGTCTACCGCTCGCCGGTGCTGTGGATCTTTCCGATCCTGTCGGCGCTGATGGCCCTGGGGCTGTCCTCGATGGTGATCTACTTCCTCGCCAAGGAGGATGTCCTCTCCTTGAACGGGCAGACCGCGGGCATCATGCCGGTGCTGGTGCTCGGCGCTGGCACCGACTACGCGCTACTGCTGGTCGCTCGCTATCGCGAGGAACTGCATAACTATCCCAACCGCTTCGACGCCATGATCGTGGCGTGGCGTGGAGCGGTGCCGGCGATCGTGGCCTCGGCCGCCACGGTGATGCTCGGCCTGGGGTGCCTGATCTTCTCCAGCCTGGAGTCCAACAAGACCCTGGCCCCGGCGGGCGTGATCAGCATCGCCTGCACCCTGCTGCTGTCCATCACCTTCCTGCCGGTGCTGCTGGCGCTGGCCGGCCGTTGGGTGTTCTGGCCCCGCAAGCCCAAGTTGGACCAGACGGTCGACCTGACCAGCCACGGCTTCTGGGGCGGCGTCGCGAGCAGGGTCGACCGCAACCGCCGTCCGGCCTGGATCGGCTCGGTGGTGCTGCTGGGTGTCTGCCTGATCGGCCTGTTCTCACTGAACACCAGCGGCTTCTCCCAGGCGGAGACCCTCACCAACGAGGCCGACGCGATCGTCGGTCAGGAGCTCTACGACGAAAAGTTCGGCGTCGACACCAACACGCCCGCGGTGATCACGACGAACGCCAACTCGGTGGACGCCGTCATCGCCGCGGTGTCGAAGGTCGAAGGAGTGGACACCAAGCCCGGCGCGGTATGCGTCCAGGTCGACTACCCGAAGCTGGCCGCCGCGATCAAGTCGGGCAGCACCCCGCCGCCCAGCGGCAGCTGCGCTCCGGAGTCGCTGCAGGTCCAGCCGATCGAGGGCCGGACGATCCTGAACGCCACGATGACCGACGCCTTCGACACCGATGAGGCCTACGCCACAGTGGACCGGCTGCGTGAAGCGGTCGGCAACGTCCCCGGCGCTGACGCTCAGGTGGGCGGCATCTCCGCGGCGACGCTCGATGTCAAGGTCGCCTCGGAACACGACCGCTACCTGATCATCCCGATCGTGTTGCTGGTGATCTTCCTGGTGTTGGCGGTGCTGCTTCGGTCGATCCTGGCTCCGATCCTGCTCATCCTGACGGTGGTGCTCTCCTTCGGGGCGGCGCTGGGAATCGGGGCGCTCGCATTCGAGCACCTGTTCGGCTTCCCGGGTTCGGATCCGTCCTACCCGCTGTTCAGCTTCGTGTTCCTGGTGGCGCTCGGAATCGACTACAACATCTTCCTGATGACCCGGATCAGGGAGGAGTCCATCAAGCACGGCACCCGGGCCGGGATCTCGCGGGGCCTCACGGTGACCGGCGGTGTGATCACCTCTGCGGGCATAGTGCTTGCCGCCACCTTCACGGTGCTCGGCGTGCTGCCGCTGGTGTTCCTGACCGAGCTCGGCTTCACCGTGGCGGTGGGCGTGTTGATCGACACCATCCTGGTGCGCAGCGTGCTGGTGCCGGCGCTGGCGGCCGACATCGGCAAGAAGATCTGGTGGCCTTCCAAGCTGGCCACCGCGCAGGACTAG
- a CDS encoding serine/threonine-protein kinase translates to MFTVPGYHLDQLIGYGSHAEVFSARLAATGEPVALKRIILHPAGGDPAQAARQAAALARSARGEAALLATLEHPGLIRLRQYLQTSTAAVLVMDLAEGGSLAQLLRRRDRLSPAEVAATLSRVAAALAYAHDEGVLHGDVSAANILFTAAGQPKLADLGVARMLIDHADPDRALGTPAYLDPVLAAGGAAGQASDVFSLAAVALHCVTGAGPWQAGDRDDARTALARAATGVIEDLPGRLAGCPEAMAAVLSRALDPEPHRRGSAAEFALDLGASVPGTPVVLGAGRIVPRVGRHSAERDHPTERDEQTGRDEQTGRDEPTGGDAVPADLTHVARLQVRGEPVPPSPGGRPARWLSRRPARVSAIVAAAVLSVAGVALGVAAVRGTGGPSLGSGQQAGAPAIQGGGVAATVERPPGAGPVKGGHAEDDPAKGGRTEDGPADDRPAEDVPAEDDLADPDMVLRTLADRRAEAFASARPDLLAGVYQSPALLTQDLAQLRSRIPAGCGLTGLRTEYQDVTVTSAGPQRLELQVTASQPPASLVCAGTVRSRTLPAGATRLALSLVRVGAEFRIASQRPGWP, encoded by the coding sequence GTGTTCACGGTTCCCGGCTATCACCTAGATCAGCTCATCGGTTACGGCAGCCACGCCGAGGTGTTCTCCGCCCGGCTGGCTGCCACCGGCGAGCCCGTCGCGCTCAAGCGCATCATCCTGCACCCGGCGGGCGGCGATCCCGCGCAGGCCGCTCGGCAGGCGGCGGCGCTGGCCCGCTCGGCCCGCGGCGAGGCGGCGCTGCTCGCCACGCTCGAGCACCCCGGCCTGATCCGGCTGCGCCAGTACCTGCAGACCTCGACAGCCGCGGTGCTGGTGATGGATCTGGCTGAGGGCGGCTCGCTCGCCCAGCTGTTGCGCCGCCGTGACCGGCTGAGCCCGGCAGAGGTCGCGGCAACCCTCAGCCGGGTCGCCGCCGCGCTTGCCTACGCCCACGACGAAGGGGTGCTGCACGGCGACGTCAGCGCTGCCAACATCCTGTTCACCGCCGCCGGTCAACCCAAGCTGGCAGACCTCGGCGTGGCGCGGATGCTGATCGACCATGCCGATCCGGACCGGGCGCTGGGGACGCCGGCCTACCTCGACCCGGTGCTCGCCGCCGGCGGCGCGGCCGGCCAGGCCAGCGACGTGTTCTCACTCGCCGCTGTCGCGTTGCATTGCGTGACCGGCGCCGGGCCGTGGCAGGCCGGTGACCGCGACGACGCCCGCACCGCCCTGGCCCGGGCGGCCACCGGCGTGATCGAGGATCTGCCCGGCAGGCTGGCGGGCTGCCCCGAGGCGATGGCCGCCGTGCTCAGCCGGGCGCTGGACCCGGAGCCGCACCGTCGCGGCTCGGCGGCCGAGTTCGCCCTCGACCTGGGGGCCAGCGTGCCGGGCACTCCGGTGGTGCTCGGCGCCGGCCGGATCGTGCCGCGGGTCGGGCGGCATTCGGCCGAGCGGGATCATCCGACCGAGCGAGATGAGCAGACCGGACGAGATGAGCAGACCGGACGAGATGAGCCGACCGGCGGCGATGCCGTGCCGGCCGACCTGACCCATGTGGCACGGCTGCAGGTCAGGGGAGAGCCGGTCCCGCCGAGCCCCGGGGGCCGGCCGGCTCGCTGGTTGTCCCGCCGGCCGGCCAGGGTCAGCGCGATCGTGGCCGCCGCGGTCCTGAGCGTCGCCGGCGTGGCACTCGGGGTGGCCGCCGTTCGCGGCACGGGCGGGCCGAGCCTGGGGTCTGGCCAGCAGGCCGGGGCGCCGGCCATCCAGGGCGGCGGGGTCGCCGCGACCGTCGAACGGCCTCCGGGTGCCGGGCCGGTCAAGGGCGGCCATGCCGAAGACGACCCTGCCAAGGGCGGTCGAACTGAGGACGGCCCTGCCGATGACCGCCCTGCCGAGGACGTCCCCGCCGAGGACGATCTGGCCGACCCCGACATGGTGCTGCGCACGCTGGCCGATCGACGTGCCGAGGCGTTCGCCTCAGCCCGTCCCGACCTGCTGGCCGGCGTCTACCAGTCACCGGCCCTGCTGACCCAGGATCTCGCCCAGCTGCGCTCCCGCATCCCGGCCGGCTGTGGCCTGACGGGGCTGCGCACCGAATATCAGGACGTCACGGTCACCAGCGCCGGCCCGCAGCGCCTGGAGTTGCAGGTCACCGCCAGCCAACCGCCGGCGTCGCTGGTCTGCGCGGGGACGGTGCGCAGCCGGACGCTGCCCGCGGGCGCGACCCGGCTGGCGCTGAGCCTGGTGCGGGTGGGAGCTGAGTTCCGGATCGCCTCGCAGCGTCCGGGTTGGCCGTGA
- a CDS encoding TIGR01777 family oxidoreductase, giving the protein MKVIIAGASGFLGKALVKDLRDHGHQVSTLVRRSPVSESEFEWHPERGELDPLTLAGSDAVISLSGAGIADQRWTPAYQQVLVQSRVQPTRTLARALAGLPAELRPGAFLSASAVGYYGDRGDEPLPESAAGGTGFLADLVRDWEGATEAARDAGVRVVTLRTGLVLSRTGGLMKRLLPLFKLGAGGKLGSGRQYQPWITLADEIGAIRHILQTEQLEGPVNVVGPEPVRNAEFSAELAKALHRPALLPAPAFGLRLAIGKFTDEGVLVSQRVMPEKLTSSGYRFEHADVRSALAWAIAH; this is encoded by the coding sequence GTGAAGGTGATCATCGCCGGGGCGTCCGGTTTTCTCGGCAAGGCGCTGGTCAAGGACCTGCGCGACCACGGCCACCAGGTGAGCACGCTGGTACGGCGCAGCCCGGTGTCGGAGTCGGAGTTCGAGTGGCACCCCGAACGGGGTGAGCTGGATCCGCTGACGCTGGCCGGATCCGACGCGGTGATCAGCCTGTCCGGCGCCGGGATCGCCGACCAGCGGTGGACGCCGGCCTACCAGCAGGTGCTGGTGCAGAGCAGGGTGCAGCCGACCAGGACCCTGGCCCGCGCCCTGGCCGGGTTGCCGGCCGAGCTACGGCCCGGCGCCTTCCTGTCGGCCTCGGCAGTCGGTTACTACGGAGACCGCGGTGACGAGCCGTTGCCCGAGTCCGCGGCCGGCGGAACCGGGTTCCTGGCCGATCTGGTGCGCGACTGGGAAGGGGCCACCGAGGCTGCCCGGGACGCCGGGGTCCGGGTGGTGACGCTGCGCACCGGGCTGGTGCTCAGCCGCACCGGCGGGCTGATGAAACGCCTGCTCCCGCTGTTCAAGCTGGGGGCCGGCGGCAAGCTCGGCTCCGGCCGCCAGTACCAGCCCTGGATCACGCTGGCCGACGAGATCGGCGCCATCCGGCACATCCTGCAGACCGAGCAGCTCGAAGGCCCGGTCAACGTGGTCGGCCCCGAGCCGGTCCGCAACGCCGAGTTCAGCGCCGAGCTGGCCAAGGCGCTGCACCGGCCGGCGTTGCTGCCGGCCCCGGCGTTCGGCCTTCGGCTGGCGATCGGCAAGTTCACCGACGAGGGGGTGCTGGTAAGCCAGCGGGTAATGCCGGAGAAGCTGACAAGCAGCGGGTACCGGTTCGAGCACGCTGATGTGCGCAGCGCGCTGGCCTGGGCGATCGCCCACTGA